One Onthophagus taurus isolate NC chromosome 11, IU_Otau_3.0, whole genome shotgun sequence genomic window carries:
- the LOC139432128 gene encoding uncharacterized protein, whose protein sequence is MEKVDREFQKTRDTHIKKFESLERRIQNKKRLNYAIAPKKVPKEEIICEVEAAVRWMPAVKAKEIRQEVARVLKSSKPPKSNLTIGEKKALRSIKEKSEIVVLPADKGNARVVMDKKEDDDKMMNLLDPATYRKIKKDPTDKIVRKMKDLIKSTGITAEQ, encoded by the exons ATGGAGAAGGTTGATCGTGAATTTCAAAAGACCCGCGACACGCACATCAAGAAGTTTGAATCCCTGGAACGCCGGATACAAAACAAGAAAA GATTGAACTACGCAATCGCCCCGAAGAAGGTCCCAAAAGAGGAAATCATCTGCGAAGTGGAAGCGGCTGTTCGATGGATGCCTGCAGTAAAAGCCAAAGAGATCCGACAAGAAGTTGCGAGAGTACTGAAGTCATCAAAACCACCGAAATCAAACTTGACGATTGGTGAAAAGAAGGCACTTCGATCTATTAAAGAAAAGTCAGAAATCGTCGTGTTACCAGCAGATAAGGGGAATGCCAGGGTTGTTATGGACAAGAAAGAAGATgacgacaaaatgatgaacctACTGGACCCAGCCACCTACAGGAAGATCAAGAAGGACCCCACAGACAAAATCGTAAGGAAAATGAAGGACCTAATAAAATCCACAGGAATTACAGCAGAACAGTAG